In Argopecten irradians isolate NY chromosome 11, Ai_NY, whole genome shotgun sequence, one DNA window encodes the following:
- the LOC138334446 gene encoding uncharacterized protein, with translation MTENQYIDASVQKGGIPGFSGCVEHTSIITQLIREAKVNKKDLTVIWLDLANAYGTIPHMLIQEALEHYHIPEHFRRLIKSYFSGIHLRFTTKTFTTSWQELQKGIVTGCTISVILFVMGMNMIIRAGERETRGPKTSSNIRQPPNRGFMDDLTITTDTHVQARWILTALEETATWARMTFKPRKSRSLIIKKGRITRQFQLKIQGEEIPTIIGNPIKCLGKWFDESLGDKGNIRRIEQQVQEGMRRIDKTGLPGKFKAWMYQHGLLPRLAWPLMLYEISTSTVEKMERIINRHLRRWLGVPPSFTAVGLYSRTAKLQLPLSSLVEEFKTGKARLIMTLKESKDDKVRLAGVEVRTGRKWSASKAVDEAESRLRHKDIVGTTAVGRQGLGTSKHTLWKKADVTERRSLVQKEIRSREEERRQTKAVELGVQGAWTRWDTEPRVLSWTEIWKYPQFQLYFLLRSVYDVLPTPANLHRWDLVETPDCPLCGQRGTLQHILTSCQVALSQGRYTWRHNQVLRELADVLEKERKSGRSSQPRSKHTQIRFVREGETRTSRSERSSGIIGQAGDWRLEVDLNQRLTFPDIVPTNLRPDMVLWSPGTKKVIIIELTVPWEERCSEAHERKRAKYEALLTECREQGWHTWNYPVEVGCRGFPAQSVWRMLSALGLSGRTRRTAVQRMARAAERSSCWVWMKKDTSSWTPTTDAQ, from the coding sequence ATGACAGAGAACCAGTATATTGATGCATCGGTACAGAAGGGAGGAATTCCTGGATTCTCAGGGTGCGTAGAACATACCAGCATTATAACGCAACTAATCCGGGAAGCCAAGGTCAACAAGAAAGACCTCACTGTGATATGGTTGGATCTAGCAAACGCATATGGAACCATCCCTCATATGCTTATACAGGAGGCCTTGGAACACTACCATATCCCAGAGCACTTCAGAAGACTGATTAAAAGCTACTTCAGCGGAATACATCTGCGCTTTACAACCAAGACATTTACAACATCGTGGCAGGAACTGCAGAAGGGCATTGTAACAGGGTGTACCATCTCGGTTATCCTCTTTGTAATGGGTATGAACATGATCATCCGAGCAGGAGAAAGggagacaagaggcccaaagaCATCCAGTAACATCAGGCAGCCGCCAAACAGAGGCTTTATGGATGATCTGACCATCACTACAGATACCCATGTTCAGGCAAGATGGATACTGACGGCCCTAGAGGAAACAGCAACTTGGGCAAGAATGACCTTCAAGCCAAGGAAGTCAAGATCTCTTATTATAAAGAAGGGAAGAATAACCAGGCAATTCCAACTAAAGATCCAAGGGGAGGAGATACCAACAATAATCGGAAACCCCATCAAATGCCTAGGAAAATGGTTTGATGAATCACTAGGGGACAAAGGCAACATCAGGAGAATAGAACAACAGGTCCAAGAAGGGATGAGACGTATAGACAAAACAGGTCTCCCAGGGAAGTTCAAAGCCTGGATGTACCAGCACGGTCTCTTGCCACGCCTAGCCTGGCCCCTCATGCTATATGAGATATCAACTTCAACGGTGGAGAAGATGGAGCGAATTATCAATCGGCACCTAAGGAGGTGGTTGGGAGTCCCTCCAAGCTTTACTGCAGTAGGTTTATACAGCAGAACGGCAAAACTCCAACTTCCTCTCTCTTCATTAGTTGAAGAATTCAAGACAGGTAAGGCAAGACTCATCATGACCTTAAAAGAGTCGAAGGATGACAAGGTGCGGCTAGCAGGTGTAGAAGTACGCACTGGCAGAAAATGGTCAGCATCCAAGGCAGTCGATGAAGCGGAGAGCCGGTTGCGACACAAAGATATTGTGGGAACAACCGCAGTAGGAAGGCAGGGCCTAGGGACATCAAAACACACTCTCTGGAAGAAAGCTGATGTCACAGAGAGGCGATCATTGGTACAGAAGGAGATAAGAAGTCGGGAAGAAGAAAGAAGACAGACCAAAGCAGTGGAACTAGGTGTTCAGGGGGCCTGGACAAGGTGGGACACAGAACCACGTGTTCTATCCTGGACAGAAATCTGGAAGTACCCGCAGTTCCAACTGTATTTTCTCCTCCGATCTGTGTATGATGTGCTACCGACACCAGCAAATCTCCATAGATGGGACCTTGTGGAAACACCAGACTGCCCTCTGTGTGGACAGAGAGGAACTCTCCAGCACATACTCACCTCCTGTCAGGTGGCCTTATCACAGGGGAGATATACGTGGCGCCACAACCAAGTCCTTAGGGAGCTGGCTGATGTTTTGGAGAAAGAACGGAAGAGCGGCAGGTCAAGTCAACCAAGGTCTAAGCATACACAGATTAGGTTTGTGAGGGAAGGTGAAACAAGGACATCCAGATCTGAGAGGTCATCCGGAATTATCGGCCAGGCAGGAGACTGGAGGCTAGAGGTAGATCTCAATCAGAGATTAACTTTTCCGGATATTGTTCCCACCAACCTCAGACCGGATATGGTTCTATGGTCACCAGGAACAAAGAAAGTCATCATTATCGAACTAACAGTCCCATGGGAGGAAAGGTGCAGTGAAGCACATGAAAGGAAGAGGGCGAAGTACGAGGCACTGCTGACGGAATGCAGGGAGCAGGGCTGGCATACATGGAACTACCCTGTTGAGGTTGGATGTAGAGGCTTCCCCGCACAGTCTGTGTGGAGAATGCTATCTGCATTAGGGTTGTCGGGCAGGACCAGAAGGACAGCAGTGCAGAGGATGGCTAGGGCAGCAGAACGATCTTCATGCTGGGTGTGGATGAAGAAGGACACCAGTAGCTGGACACCCACCACCGACGcgcagtga
- the LOC138334448 gene encoding uncharacterized protein: MRKEERTVNTDETEENFSQEEHHSAEDLLPTEVDQDYVEAETGSQNPIHAYQEEDENTRKEAVQWPSSEDKRWEAFDNDLDKILQRTLVGDVHRKITSLSTLVYAVGLERFGTKQGGSRKDEHVTPNRRQKEILSLRTEIRTITKQFKTANEEEKIGMSELRAILREKRNSLQRAERIRKARKERGKKRAKFIANPYRLTKSTLEGSKSGLLKSSREEVERHLSETHGDEQQGRQLGPCERIEAVPEPGIPLDGKEPSWKEVQEIVKKARSGSAPGPNGIPYKVYKNCQKILRHLWKLLKVIWRKGKIPSCWQKAEGCFVPKEDNSEGINQFRTISLLNVEGKIFFSVLARRLTTYMTENQYIDASVQKGGIPGFSGCVEHTSIITQLIREAKVNKKDLTVIWLDLANAYGTIPHMLIQEALEHYHIPEHFRRLIKSYFSGIHLRFTTKTFTTSWQELQKGIVTGCTISVILFVMGMNMIIRAGERETRGPKTSSNIRQPPNRGFMDDLTITTDTHVQARWILTALEETATWARMTFKPRKSRSLIIKKGRITRQFQLKIQGEEIPTIIGNPIKCLGKWFDESLGDKGNIRRIEQQVQEGMRRIDKTGLPGKFKAWMYQHGLLPRLAWPLMLYEISTSTVEKMERIINRHLRRWLGVPPSFTAVGLYSRTAKLQLPLSSLVEEFKTGKARLIMTLKESKDDKVRLAGVEVRTGRKWSASKAVDEAESRLRHKDIVGTTAVGRQGLGTSKHTLWKKADVTERRSLVQKEIRSREEERRQTKAVELGVQGAWTRWDTEPRVLSWTEIWKYPQFQLYFLLRSVYDVLPTPANLHRWDLVETPDCPLCGQRGTLQHILTSCQVALSQGRYTWRHNQVLRELADVLEKERKSGRSSQPRSKHTQIRFVREGETRTSRSERSSGIIGQAGDWRLEVDLNQRLTFPDIVPTNLRPDMVLWSPGTKKVIIIELTVPWEERCSEAHERKRAKYEALLTECREQGWHTWNYPVEVGCRGFPAQSVWRMLSALGLSGRTRRTAVQRMARAAERSSCWVWMKKDTSSWTPTTDAQ, encoded by the coding sequence ATGCGGAAAGAGGAACGCACAGTTAACACTGATGAGACGGAGGAGAACTTCAGCCAGGAAGAACACCACAGTGCTGAGGACCTCCTACCCACTGAAGTGGATCAGGACTATGTTGAGGCGGAGACTGGTAGTCAGAACCCAATTCATGCTTACCAGGAAGAAGATGAAAACACCAGGAAGGAGGCAGTACAGTGGCCATCTTCAGAAGATAAACGGTGGGAAGCATTTGATAATGACCTTGATAAGATCTTACAGAGGACATTGGTAGGCGATGTACACAGGAAGATAACATCACTGTCAACATTAGTGTACGCAGTGGGACTTGAGCGCTTTGGAACAAAGCAAGGTGGTAGCAGGAAGGATGAACATGTAACACCCAACAGGCGCCAAAAAGAGATACTAAGCCTTCGAACGGAAATCAGGACTATCACCAAACAATTTAAGACAGCAAACGAGGAGGAGAAGATTGGGATGAGTGAGTTAAGGGCTATTCTGAGAGAGAAGAGAAACAGCCTCCAAAGAGCGGAGAGAATACGGAAAGCCAGGAAGGAGAGGGGGAAAAAGAGGGCTAAGTTTATAGCAAACCCGTATAGACTAACCAAATCAACACTGGAAGGGTCTAAGTCAGGGTTGCTGAAGAGTTCTAGAGAGGAGGTagagagacatctatcagagACACATGGAGATGAACAGCAGGGGAGACAACTAGGCCCATGTGAAAGGATAGAGGCAGTGCCAGAACCAGGGATACCATTGGACGGCAAGGAACCATCATGGAAGGAGGTCCAAGAAATTGTCAAGAAAGCCAGATCTGGATCAGCACCCGGGCCCAATGGAATCCCGTACAAGGTCTACAAGAACTGTCAGAAGATTTTGAGGCATCTATGGAAGTTACTCAAAGTCATTTGGAGGAAGGGAAAAATACCTTCTTGCTGGCAAAAGGCTGAGGGCTGCTTCGTACCAAAGGAAGACAACTCAGAGGGCATCAATCAGTTCCGTACCATCTCATTACTAAATGTAGAAGGGAAGATATTCTTCTCGGTTCTAGCAAGGAGGCTGACAACATACATGACAGAGAACCAGTATATTGATGCATCGGTACAGAAGGGAGGAATTCCTGGATTCTCAGGGTGCGTAGAACATACCAGCATTATAACGCAACTAATCCGGGAAGCCAAGGTCAACAAGAAAGACCTCACTGTGATATGGTTGGATCTAGCAAACGCATATGGAACCATCCCTCATATGCTTATACAGGAGGCCTTGGAACACTACCATATCCCAGAGCACTTCAGAAGACTGATTAAAAGCTACTTCAGCGGAATACATCTGCGCTTTACAACCAAGACATTTACAACATCGTGGCAGGAACTGCAGAAGGGCATTGTAACAGGGTGTACCATCTCGGTTATCCTCTTTGTAATGGGTATGAACATGATCATCCGAGCAGGAGAAAGggagacaagaggcccaaagaCATCCAGTAACATCAGGCAGCCGCCAAACAGAGGCTTTATGGATGATCTGACCATCACTACAGATACCCATGTTCAGGCAAGATGGATACTGACGGCCCTAGAGGAAACAGCAACTTGGGCAAGAATGACCTTCAAGCCAAGGAAGTCAAGATCTCTTATTATAAAGAAGGGAAGAATAACCAGGCAATTCCAACTAAAGATCCAAGGGGAGGAGATACCAACAATAATCGGAAACCCCATCAAATGCCTAGGAAAATGGTTTGATGAATCACTAGGGGACAAAGGCAACATCAGGAGAATAGAACAACAGGTCCAAGAAGGGATGAGACGTATAGACAAAACAGGTCTCCCAGGGAAGTTCAAAGCCTGGATGTACCAGCACGGTCTCTTGCCACGCCTAGCCTGGCCCCTCATGCTATATGAGATATCAACTTCAACGGTGGAGAAGATGGAGCGAATTATCAATCGGCACCTAAGGAGGTGGTTGGGAGTCCCTCCAAGCTTTACTGCAGTAGGTTTATACAGCAGAACGGCAAAACTCCAACTTCCTCTCTCTTCATTAGTTGAAGAATTCAAGACAGGTAAGGCAAGACTCATCATGACCTTAAAAGAGTCGAAGGATGACAAGGTGCGGCTAGCAGGTGTAGAAGTACGCACTGGCAGAAAATGGTCAGCATCCAAGGCAGTCGATGAAGCGGAGAGCCGGTTGCGACACAAAGATATTGTGGGAACAACTGCAGTAGGAAGGCAGGGCCTAGGGACATCAAAACACACTCTCTGGAAGAAAGCTGATGTCACAGAGAGGCGATCATTGGTACAGAAGGAGATAAGAAGTCGGGAAGAAGAAAGAAGACAGACCAAAGCAGTGGAACTAGGTGTTCAGGGGGCCTGGACAAGGTGGGACACAGAACCACGTGTTCTATCCTGGACAGAAATCTGGAAGTACCCGCAGTTCCAACTGTATTTTCTCCTCCGATCTGTGTATGATGTGCTACCAACACCAGCAAATCTCCATAGATGGGACCTTGTGGAAACACCAGACTGCCCTCTGTGTGGACAGAGAGGAACTCTCCAGCACATACTCACCTCCTGTCAGGTGGCCTTATCACAGGGGAGATATACGTGGCGCCACAACCAAGTCCTTAGGGAGCTGGCTGATGTTTTGGAGAAAGAACGGAAGAGCGGCAGGTCAAGTCAACCAAGGTCTAAGCATACACAGATTAGGTTTGTGAGGGAAGGTGAAACAAGGACATCCAGATCTGAGAGGTCATCCGGAATTATCGGCCAGGCAGGAGACTGGAGGCTAGAGGTAGATCTCAATCAGAGATTAACTTTTCCGGATATTGTTCCCACCAACCTCAGACCGGATATGGTTCTATGGTCACCAGGAACAAAGAAAGTCATCATTATCGAACTAACAGTCCCATGGGAGGAAAGGTGCAGTGAAGCACATGAAAGGAAGAGGGCGAAGTACGAGGCACTGCTGACGGAATGCAGGGAGCAGGGCTGGCATACATGGAACTACCCTGTTGAGGTTGGATGTAGAGGCTTCCCCGCACAGTCTGTGTGGAGAATGCTATCTGCATTAGGGTTGTCGGGCAGGACCAGAAGGACAGCAGTGCAGAGGATGGCTAGGGCAGCAGAACGATCTTCATGCTGGGTGTGGATGAAGAAGGACACCAGTAGCTGGACACCCACCACCGACGcgcagtga